A section of the Rossellomorea marisflavi genome encodes:
- a CDS encoding LCP family protein — protein sequence MDSRINRKTKKKKRGRKIILFLLIIILAVVGYSAVQFYSGYKAAGGDQIDENYEFNGVKDENGRINILLLGVDSRGEEKSRTDSMMIAQVDPKTNETKIVSLMRDMYVQIPGYKGYKLNTAFYLGGPELLRQTIKENFGIDVQYYMVADFKGFEKSVDILAPDGIEMNVEHAMSKNIGVSLEPGVQKLNGKELLGYARFRYDAKSDFGRVERQQEVISALKDEVLSVGGVTKLPKLAGSVQPYIQTNMSKMDQISIVKDVVMGSDKEIDKLTLPLEGTYTFADYSGVGNVMEVNFETNSKALQDFLNGKSSDEVKVQ from the coding sequence ATGGATTCGCGAATCAATCGCAAAACGAAGAAGAAAAAACGCGGAAGAAAGATCATATTATTTTTACTGATCATCATCCTAGCTGTCGTTGGATACTCCGCTGTACAGTTCTACAGTGGATATAAAGCGGCCGGCGGAGATCAAATAGACGAGAATTACGAGTTCAATGGCGTAAAAGACGAGAATGGCCGGATCAATATCCTGTTGCTCGGGGTTGACAGCAGGGGTGAGGAAAAGTCCCGCACAGATTCCATGATGATCGCTCAAGTCGATCCGAAAACCAATGAAACAAAAATCGTGTCCCTGATGAGGGATATGTACGTACAGATACCTGGATATAAAGGGTACAAGTTGAATACAGCGTTCTATCTTGGTGGACCTGAACTTCTCCGCCAGACCATAAAGGAAAACTTCGGGATCGATGTTCAATATTATATGGTTGCAGATTTCAAAGGATTTGAGAAATCGGTTGACATTCTTGCACCAGATGGGATCGAGATGAATGTCGAGCATGCCATGTCCAAAAACATCGGTGTGTCACTTGAACCGGGCGTCCAGAAATTGAATGGCAAAGAACTGCTGGGCTATGCCAGGTTCCGCTATGATGCCAAATCGGATTTCGGACGGGTGGAGCGTCAGCAGGAAGTCATTTCAGCACTGAAGGATGAAGTCCTTTCAGTCGGGGGAGTGACCAAACTTCCTAAACTTGCTGGGTCTGTACAGCCATATATCCAAACGAATATGTCCAAAATGGATCAGATTTCGATTGTCAAAGATGTGGTGATGGGCAGTGACAAAGAAATAGACAAACTCACACTTCCTCTCGAAGGCACTTATACGTTCGCGGATTATAGCGGAGTCGGGAATGTGATGGAGGTCAATTTCGAAACGAATTCTAAAGCACTTCAAGACTTCCTTAATGGGAAAAGTTCTGACGAAGTGAAAGTACAATAA
- a CDS encoding C45 family autoproteolytic acyltransferase/hydolase encodes MQLVKASVIGSRGTPYEVGVDLGNQLKESPLYGFHLERRKKSRNSYATEMSEVRDLFMQYDPSLWEEINGFAEGIGWSLEETVHEYSGYQADWPVSGCSALAKDGIYVRNYDFHPKTYEGRLLLTQTEGAYSSIGFSGRGIGRIDGLNEEGLALGFHFVNRVNPGKGLICTTLARMVLDTCATTEEAVSLLRELPHRQSFNYSIHDRRGKSAVVEASPRGVQSYQSDFSLVCANHFQSPDLLAENRFHIMESKERLGHLNDMMEGPITLVGGFESFHHEESRIFKKDYEQWNGTIHTIAFDCRNLSAVVGLGSGSRGVAIDFSKWLKGEMLRIKKIVGKFPATEVFHFMEREKEPGRSSD; translated from the coding sequence ATGCAATTGGTCAAAGCAAGTGTCATCGGTTCAAGAGGGACGCCCTATGAAGTGGGAGTGGACCTTGGAAATCAATTAAAAGAATCCCCCCTTTACGGTTTCCATCTGGAGAGAAGAAAGAAGTCCCGGAATTCCTATGCGACAGAAATGTCTGAGGTGAGGGATCTCTTCATGCAGTATGATCCCTCTTTATGGGAGGAAATCAATGGGTTTGCCGAAGGAATCGGTTGGTCATTGGAAGAAACGGTCCATGAGTATTCAGGATATCAGGCAGACTGGCCCGTATCCGGATGTTCGGCACTGGCAAAAGACGGGATCTATGTCCGTAACTATGATTTTCATCCGAAAACCTATGAAGGAAGATTGCTCTTGACGCAAACAGAAGGAGCCTATTCGAGCATCGGATTTTCGGGCAGGGGGATAGGTCGTATCGACGGCCTGAATGAAGAAGGTCTCGCCCTGGGCTTTCATTTCGTCAATCGCGTGAATCCAGGGAAAGGCCTCATATGTACGACATTAGCGAGAATGGTCCTTGATACATGCGCCACAACGGAAGAAGCGGTATCACTCCTCAGGGAACTTCCCCACCGCCAAAGCTTTAATTATTCCATCCATGATCGAAGGGGGAAATCGGCAGTTGTGGAAGCCAGCCCGAGAGGTGTGCAATCCTATCAATCCGATTTCAGCCTAGTCTGTGCCAATCATTTTCAATCCCCTGATCTTTTGGCGGAGAACCGTTTCCACATCATGGAGTCCAAAGAGCGGTTGGGGCATTTGAATGACATGATGGAAGGTCCCATTACTCTAGTAGGGGGATTCGAAAGCTTTCATCATGAAGAGAGCAGGATCTTTAAAAAAGACTATGAGCAGTGGAACGGGACAATCCATACGATAGCATTCGACTGCAGGAACCTATCGGCCGTCGTGGGCTTGGGGAGCGGATCCCGGGGTGTGGCCATCGATTTTTCAAAGTGGCTGAAGGGAGAAATGCTCCGCATAAAAAAAATCGTCGGAAAATTTCCGGCGACGGAGGTATTTCACTTCATGGAGAGGGAGAAAGAACCGGGGAGGTCGAGCGATTGA
- a CDS encoding phytoene desaturase family protein: MKRKVVIVGGGIAGMSAAIRLAAEGHAVTILEKGERLGGKLNQRNGKGFTFDTGPSILTMPWVLEKVFAHADRDVHDYIEIVRVDPGWRTFFEDGKVIDLSADLPTLLAEIKKQSPDDAEQLFQYLSYGSKMYELTMKSFYKKSISGLQDLRMMHGVKELLEMDPMKSMDAATRKFIKDKHLRQLFNFLIMYVGSSPYQSPAIMSQLTHVQLGIGVHYVKGGMYKIAEAMEKLLGELGVDVRLRCEVEDIVTTGSRAEGVRTKLGEVIPADLVISNLEAIPAYQSLLGELPEAKTEVEELSKYAPSVSGLVMLLGVDKTYDHLSHHNFFFSEDPKKEFHQIFEEKKMADDPTVYIGISSKTDPSQAPVGKENLFILTHVPPLKKGEDWSRHEEAYREVILNKLERMGVEGLREHIEFEYTFTPNDIQKLYGSNGGSIYGTVTDRKLNGGFKVPNKSRILSNVYFVGGSTHPGGGVPMVSLSGQLTAELILEEQAKAGRATG; this comes from the coding sequence ATGAAGAGGAAAGTAGTCATTGTCGGTGGAGGCATTGCAGGGATGTCTGCGGCCATCAGATTGGCGGCGGAAGGACATGCGGTGACCATCTTGGAGAAAGGGGAAAGACTTGGTGGGAAACTTAACCAGCGGAATGGGAAAGGATTCACCTTTGACACGGGTCCATCGATCCTCACCATGCCGTGGGTCTTGGAAAAGGTGTTTGCCCATGCGGATCGTGATGTGCATGATTATATTGAAATCGTCAGGGTCGATCCGGGCTGGAGGACATTTTTTGAAGATGGGAAGGTCATCGATTTGTCAGCGGATCTGCCCACCCTGCTTGCTGAGATCAAAAAGCAGTCCCCTGATGATGCCGAGCAGCTGTTTCAATACCTCTCCTATGGCAGTAAGATGTATGAGTTGACGATGAAAAGCTTCTACAAAAAAAGCATCAGTGGTCTTCAGGATCTGCGGATGATGCACGGGGTGAAGGAACTTCTCGAGATGGATCCCATGAAGTCGATGGATGCCGCCACCCGCAAGTTCATCAAGGATAAACACCTGAGGCAGCTGTTTAATTTCTTGATCATGTATGTAGGGTCATCTCCGTATCAATCCCCTGCGATCATGTCCCAATTGACTCACGTTCAACTGGGGATCGGTGTTCATTACGTCAAAGGCGGAATGTATAAAATCGCAGAAGCGATGGAGAAACTCCTCGGTGAGCTTGGTGTCGATGTGAGGCTTCGTTGTGAGGTGGAGGATATCGTGACGACGGGTAGCCGCGCAGAGGGTGTACGAACGAAGCTTGGTGAGGTGATTCCTGCAGATCTCGTCATATCCAATCTCGAGGCGATCCCAGCCTATCAGTCACTTCTCGGTGAGCTGCCTGAAGCGAAAACGGAAGTGGAGGAGCTGAGCAAGTATGCACCATCCGTATCCGGCCTAGTGATGCTCCTTGGCGTAGACAAGACGTATGACCATCTCTCTCATCATAACTTCTTCTTCAGTGAAGACCCGAAGAAAGAATTTCATCAGATCTTTGAAGAAAAGAAAATGGCGGATGATCCTACGGTCTATATCGGGATTTCCTCAAAAACAGATCCTTCTCAGGCACCTGTGGGAAAAGAGAATCTATTCATCCTCACACATGTACCTCCATTGAAAAAAGGAGAAGACTGGAGCCGGCATGAAGAAGCATACAGGGAAGTGATCCTGAACAAGCTGGAGCGCATGGGTGTAGAAGGGCTCAGGGAGCATATCGAGTTTGAATACACCTTTACACCGAATGATATTCAGAAGCTTTACGGGTCGAATGGCGGTTCGATCTATGGAACGGTGACGGATCGAAAATTAAATGGAGGCTTCAAGGTTCCGAATAAAAGCCGGATCTTGTCCAATGTATATTTTGTGGGGGGATCGACCCATCCAGGTGGAGGGGTCCCGATGGTTTCATTGTCAGGACAACTGACAGCAGAGCTGATCCTCGAGGAACAAGCGAAAGCCGGAAGAGCCACTGGATAA
- a CDS encoding glycosyltransferase yields the protein MILWITAILLTFVLFPKVHRLKKDIHVQKAFLVKKCSVIIPARNEELTISRLLESLSTQLATPLEVIVVNDGSTDRTKEVASSYGVQIVDAPPPPEGWAGKTWACWNGTKVARGDTLIFLDSDTWLGSSGLLKVCEAYEEQHSSGILTIQPYHVMKHSYEPFSLFFQLIIMASVHFLGRARGGYGQCMICSRESYERLGGHEAMRQEVVEHYTFAKKASGSGERVRALSGKGAVNMRMYEGGIKQLIEGWSKSFASGAKSGQTLATMITCVWIGTMVSLLAQGFDRLMEDPYVYIGGYGILAFQLYLIARMIGNFSLLDTLLFPVHLLFFLLVFTLSFLQTFQKRKVKWKGRYIVLDKGKDEKMK from the coding sequence ATGATACTTTGGATCACTGCCATTCTTCTGACGTTCGTCTTATTCCCAAAGGTTCACCGATTGAAGAAGGACATCCATGTCCAAAAAGCATTTCTTGTGAAAAAATGTTCTGTCATCATACCTGCACGGAACGAGGAACTCACCATAAGCAGGCTTCTTGAAAGCCTCTCGACACAGCTGGCCACCCCCTTAGAAGTGATCGTCGTGAATGATGGATCAACGGATAGGACGAAAGAGGTGGCAAGTTCTTATGGGGTACAGATCGTAGATGCACCCCCTCCACCTGAAGGGTGGGCAGGTAAAACGTGGGCGTGTTGGAACGGGACAAAGGTCGCGCGTGGAGATACCCTGATATTTTTGGATAGCGATACATGGCTCGGGAGTTCGGGACTTCTCAAAGTTTGTGAGGCATATGAAGAACAACATTCCTCCGGCATCCTCACGATCCAGCCTTATCACGTGATGAAGCACAGTTATGAACCGTTCTCCCTTTTCTTCCAGCTCATCATCATGGCCTCTGTTCATTTTCTGGGCAGGGCTCGTGGGGGCTACGGTCAGTGCATGATCTGTTCAAGGGAAAGCTATGAACGACTAGGTGGTCATGAAGCCATGCGACAGGAGGTGGTCGAGCATTACACGTTCGCCAAGAAGGCTTCAGGAAGCGGAGAGAGGGTACGTGCGCTGAGTGGCAAGGGAGCGGTCAATATGAGGATGTATGAAGGCGGGATCAAACAGCTGATTGAAGGTTGGTCCAAAAGCTTCGCTTCCGGAGCGAAATCGGGACAAACACTTGCGACGATGATCACATGCGTGTGGATCGGCACCATGGTGTCCCTGCTTGCCCAGGGTTTCGACCGGTTGATGGAAGACCCTTATGTTTATATTGGAGGATATGGAATCCTCGCATTTCAGCTGTATTTGATTGCCAGGATGATCGGAAACTTTTCATTATTGGATACTCTTCTATTTCCGGTCCATCTGCTATTCTTCCTCCTTGTCTTCACCCTCTCATTCCTGCAGACGTTTCAAAAGAGGAAGGTTAAATGGAAAGGAAGGTATATCGTTCTTGATAAAGGGAAGGACGAAAAAATGAAATGA
- a CDS encoding glycosyl-4,4'-diaponeurosporenoate acyltransferase, which produces MAWLVIHLLSAYGCSHLKERSLLRLTHIFKPRDFEGAGWFRVLAVRRWKSWFPDAGGWFRNGISKKEIGLTRHGGRTRFLAELNRAELCHWLQLIPSLFFILFGGGVIGWWMGAYGIAFNLPLILIQRYNRKRLLGIMQGEEPIMHSSLGVVHLKHKDRGSPPP; this is translated from the coding sequence TTGGCTTGGTTGGTCATCCACCTCTTGTCGGCTTATGGCTGTTCACACCTGAAGGAGCGGAGCCTCCTTCGCCTTACACATATATTCAAACCGAGGGATTTTGAAGGAGCCGGTTGGTTCAGGGTCTTGGCGGTGCGGAGGTGGAAAAGCTGGTTTCCTGATGCGGGGGGATGGTTCCGTAACGGTATCTCAAAAAAGGAAATCGGTCTTACCAGGCATGGCGGCAGGACTCGCTTCCTCGCCGAATTGAACCGGGCAGAGCTGTGCCATTGGCTCCAGCTTATCCCCTCCCTATTTTTCATCCTGTTCGGAGGGGGGGTGATCGGGTGGTGGATGGGGGCATACGGGATCGCGTTCAACCTGCCCCTGATTCTGATTCAACGGTATAATCGAAAGAGGCTATTGGGGATCATGCAGGGTGAAGAACCGATCATGCATAGTTCCCTTGGAGTTGTGCACCTTAAGCATAAGGACCGGGGAAGTCCTCCACCATGA
- the msrA gene encoding peptide-methionine (S)-S-oxide reductase MsrA — protein MGAHTHLATFAGGCFWCMVKPFDELPGIHGIVSGYTGGHVKDPAYKEVKEGNSGHYEAVQITYDPDLFPYERLLELYWPQIDPTDDGGQFQDRGDQYRTAIFYHDEDQRIAAEATKKEIEESGRFKKPIVTAILPASTFYPAEDYHQDFYKTNPDEYKEDRAKSGRDEFIEENWKE, from the coding sequence ATGGGTGCACATACACATTTGGCAACATTCGCAGGAGGATGCTTCTGGTGCATGGTGAAGCCTTTTGATGAGCTTCCGGGTATACACGGAATCGTTTCCGGCTACACGGGGGGGCACGTCAAGGACCCGGCTTACAAAGAAGTGAAGGAAGGAAACAGCGGTCACTATGAAGCGGTTCAGATCACATATGATCCCGACCTCTTCCCATACGAACGGCTGCTGGAGTTATATTGGCCACAAATCGATCCAACGGATGATGGCGGTCAATTCCAGGACCGTGGTGACCAATACCGCACGGCCATCTTTTATCATGATGAAGATCAGCGGATTGCAGCAGAAGCCACAAAAAAAGAGATCGAAGAAAGCGGCCGGTTTAAAAAACCCATCGTGACGGCGATTCTCCCTGCTTCCACTTTTTATCCTGCTGAAGATTATCACCAGGACTTCTATAAAACAAATCCCGATGAATACAAGGAAGACCGAGCCAAGTCCGGAAGGGACGAATTCATCGAGGAAAACTGGAAAGAATGA
- a CDS encoding FecCD family ABC transporter permease produces the protein MPKRSIRSYSTNKIWISYAASFAFLIISILVAISVGTIRVPFLDIIQIIGAKMTGRDVPPEVDQMFINIVYSIRLPRVLLAMIVGSSLAVAGASFQGLLRNPLADPYTLGVSSGASVGAVVTLFFHLTIPFIGPFTLPFLSILFSIVTIFIVLWFAQKVERTMKVETIILTGIIFSSFLGSFISLMIALTGEELRQIIGWLLGSVSMRGWEYVGIVLPFFVVGVLLLLLNAKELNGMSFGEDQARYIGISVQKRKLMILISGSILTGAAVAVSGTIGFVGLVVPHFLRRIVGHDHVHLLPLSVLTGGGFLVLADLVSRTIIAPTELPIGVITSLVGAPIFAYILLKKRRASI, from the coding sequence TTGCCAAAGCGGTCTATCCGGAGCTATTCAACGAATAAAATTTGGATCAGTTACGCTGCGTCATTTGCATTCCTTATCATTTCTATATTGGTCGCCATCTCAGTCGGTACAATCCGCGTCCCGTTCTTGGATATCATCCAGATCATCGGGGCGAAAATGACTGGCAGAGATGTTCCTCCAGAGGTAGATCAGATGTTCATTAATATCGTTTATTCCATCAGGCTTCCAAGAGTCCTGTTGGCCATGATTGTAGGAAGCTCCCTTGCTGTTGCGGGAGCTTCTTTTCAAGGTCTCTTGCGGAATCCCCTTGCCGATCCATACACGCTGGGCGTTTCTTCCGGAGCATCAGTGGGAGCAGTGGTGACGCTCTTTTTCCATCTGACAATCCCGTTCATCGGCCCATTCACCCTTCCATTTCTAAGCATCCTGTTTTCCATCGTGACCATCTTTATCGTCCTGTGGTTTGCTCAAAAGGTCGAAAGGACGATGAAGGTGGAGACCATCATCCTCACGGGCATCATCTTCAGTTCGTTCCTGGGATCTTTCATCTCCCTTATGATTGCACTCACAGGGGAGGAATTGAGACAAATCATCGGATGGCTACTCGGAAGCGTGTCCATGAGAGGCTGGGAGTATGTGGGGATCGTTCTGCCATTCTTCGTGGTCGGCGTCCTTTTGCTGCTGCTCAATGCCAAAGAGTTGAACGGGATGAGTTTCGGGGAGGATCAGGCACGCTACATCGGGATATCGGTCCAGAAAAGGAAGCTCATGATCCTCATCTCCGGAAGCATCCTCACAGGGGCGGCTGTAGCCGTTTCCGGTACGATCGGGTTTGTCGGCTTGGTGGTGCCTCATTTCCTTCGCAGGATTGTCGGTCATGACCATGTTCATCTCCTACCATTATCAGTGCTTACGGGTGGAGGTTTCCTCGTGCTGGCTGATCTTGTATCGAGGACCATCATCGCTCCGACTGAGCTGCCGATCGGAGTCATCACTTCTCTAGTGGGGGCCCCGATATTTGCTTATATTCTTCTGAAGAAAAGGAGGGCGTCCATATGA
- a CDS encoding S1 RNA-binding domain-containing protein encodes MSSLKPGVVAELTADQEMPYGFFLTDGENRVLLHHSEMTEELQEGDPVTVFLYHDKEVRLAATMRIPKIQVGYYGWAEVVDKHEDLGVFVNIGLPKDILVSGDDLPKFFSLWPEPGDQLFMTLNRDKQDRLYGRLATENIIEQVARRASSEMNKASIQGRVYRLLRVGTFFLSEQGYRCFVHENERREEPRLGQMVEGRVIDVKEDGSLNVSFLPLKQDKMSDDAEIIFEYLLERNGSMPYWDKSLPEEIKDRFNMSKASFKRALGMMMKEGKIYQEDGWTYLKKD; translated from the coding sequence ATGTCTTCATTAAAACCGGGCGTGGTGGCGGAGCTGACAGCCGACCAGGAAATGCCATACGGATTCTTTTTAACCGATGGTGAAAATCGCGTGCTGCTTCACCACTCTGAAATGACCGAAGAACTTCAAGAAGGGGATCCGGTAACCGTGTTCCTTTATCATGATAAAGAAGTAAGACTGGCTGCGACCATGCGTATCCCTAAAATCCAGGTGGGATATTACGGGTGGGCAGAAGTAGTGGATAAGCATGAGGATCTCGGTGTATTCGTCAACATCGGTCTTCCAAAAGATATCCTGGTTTCAGGTGACGATCTACCGAAATTCTTTTCACTGTGGCCGGAACCGGGAGATCAGCTGTTCATGACCCTGAACCGCGATAAGCAGGACAGGCTATATGGCCGTCTGGCAACGGAGAACATCATTGAACAGGTGGCTAGAAGAGCGTCTTCCGAAATGAACAAGGCCAGCATCCAGGGAAGGGTTTACCGCCTCCTACGAGTGGGCACATTCTTCTTGTCGGAGCAGGGCTATCGCTGCTTCGTCCATGAAAATGAGCGTCGCGAAGAACCGCGCCTCGGTCAAATGGTCGAAGGGAGGGTCATCGACGTGAAAGAAGATGGTTCCCTTAATGTATCTTTCCTTCCATTAAAGCAGGATAAAATGTCTGATGATGCCGAGATTATCTTCGAATACCTCCTTGAACGTAACGGCTCCATGCCTTATTGGGATAAAAGCCTTCCTGAAGAGATCAAGGATCGTTTCAATATGAGTAAGGCATCATTTAAGCGGGCACTGGGCATGATGATGAAAGAAGGCAAGATCTATCAGGAAGATGGCTGGACCTATTTGAAAAAAGATTGA
- a CDS encoding PadR family transcriptional regulator — protein MSIRYALLGLLAKQPQTGYDLFHTFKTQQIYYWSSTHSQVYKELGKMEEEHLTTHNIVYQEGSPNKKVYTITPDGERHLIEWMIHTKSKPAKIKDEFLIKTSAFHVISKEEAISLLHRMKAHNEMVVTGTGQWKEQTFQGKKPGYDLVGEYLTAEYGIRYAQMYVDWCDWAIKEIQSLPENTES, from the coding sequence ATGTCAATTCGATATGCATTGCTCGGTTTATTGGCCAAGCAACCTCAGACGGGCTATGACCTGTTCCATACATTCAAAACACAGCAAATCTACTATTGGAGCTCTACCCACTCCCAGGTTTACAAGGAACTCGGGAAGATGGAAGAAGAACATCTGACCACTCATAATATCGTCTATCAGGAAGGCAGCCCCAATAAGAAGGTATACACGATTACCCCTGATGGAGAACGCCACCTGATCGAATGGATGATCCATACCAAGAGCAAACCAGCCAAGATCAAGGATGAGTTCCTGATCAAGACTTCTGCCTTTCACGTTATTTCAAAAGAAGAAGCCATCTCTCTCCTTCATCGGATGAAGGCGCACAACGAAATGGTGGTCACCGGGACCGGGCAGTGGAAGGAACAGACGTTTCAAGGCAAAAAACCCGGGTATGATCTGGTTGGAGAATATTTGACGGCGGAGTATGGAATCAGGTACGCGCAAATGTATGTCGATTGGTGTGACTGGGCGATCAAGGAGATTCAATCTCTTCCTGAAAATACGGAATCTTGA
- a CDS encoding adenosylcobinamide amidohydrolase — translation MMEADRVSVGYEGRKVVDDISFSIGESEFFGILGPNGSGKTTLLKAMTGLLPLLDGKIEIAGKSINAYNAKELARMVAVLPQLSGDTFSYQVKETVMLGRYAHQKGFLKTVSEYDEEVVGRVMDQTGVGVFKDKYLHELSGGERQRVFLAQALAQEPRLLLLDEPTNHLDLSYQKSLLDLIKKQTHEDGLTVISIFHDLNLASLYCDRLLLLEDGKTKTIHLPEEVLKEENIESVYRTKVQKQAHPSVAKPQMMIIPEAEAAAHAKMGAHHLSIGENVIHYAAPAHLKCMSSGVSGAGIGWYADFVNRRVSPTYDHVDYAGDMRRFIQEHDLEPSRTVGMMTALDLSLAAHGRYEDGDKAVFVVVTAGTGNAIDVSTSYLHPSDHAPGTINLWVFIEGNLTDEAFIEALVTSTEAKVKALLDEGITDPRTGGSATGTPTDSILIASTQNGEKDPFAGPVTKIGKLIGRGVHEVTRQAVQNYKNHKRGEEK, via the coding sequence ATGATGGAGGCAGACCGCGTATCGGTCGGATATGAAGGAAGGAAGGTCGTCGACGATATCAGCTTCTCCATCGGGGAATCGGAATTCTTTGGTATACTCGGCCCTAATGGCAGCGGTAAGACGACGCTATTGAAAGCCATGACGGGTCTTCTTCCGTTGCTGGACGGGAAAATCGAGATTGCCGGAAAATCCATCAATGCATACAACGCCAAGGAGCTTGCCCGTATGGTAGCCGTCCTTCCCCAGCTTTCGGGAGACACTTTTTCTTACCAGGTGAAGGAAACCGTCATGCTTGGCCGGTATGCCCATCAAAAAGGCTTCCTCAAGACGGTTTCCGAATATGACGAAGAAGTGGTGGGGCGCGTCATGGATCAGACAGGGGTTGGGGTGTTCAAGGACAAATACCTTCATGAGCTCTCTGGGGGGGAACGGCAGCGGGTCTTCCTTGCACAAGCCCTTGCTCAGGAGCCGAGATTATTGCTCCTGGATGAGCCCACCAATCATCTTGATCTATCCTATCAGAAATCCCTACTCGACCTCATTAAGAAGCAAACACATGAAGATGGTCTGACGGTGATCTCCATCTTCCACGATCTTAATCTGGCCAGTCTATACTGTGACCGGCTTTTATTGCTTGAAGACGGTAAAACGAAAACCATCCATCTTCCTGAAGAAGTGCTCAAAGAAGAAAACATCGAATCCGTATACCGCACGAAGGTGCAAAAACAAGCCCACCCGAGTGTGGCCAAACCTCAAATGATGATCATCCCCGAGGCAGAAGCAGCTGCCCATGCCAAGATGGGGGCGCATCATCTCTCCATAGGAGAAAATGTGATTCATTATGCAGCCCCGGCCCACTTGAAATGCATGTCTTCAGGAGTGAGCGGGGCAGGTATCGGTTGGTATGCCGATTTTGTCAATCGGAGGGTCTCACCGACCTATGACCATGTTGATTATGCAGGGGACATGCGCAGGTTCATTCAAGAACATGATCTCGAACCGTCACGTACCGTCGGCATGATGACGGCATTGGACTTGTCACTGGCAGCCCATGGACGATACGAAGATGGAGATAAGGCGGTGTTCGTCGTCGTCACGGCAGGTACGGGTAACGCCATTGATGTTTCGACCAGCTATCTCCACCCGTCCGACCATGCTCCCGGTACCATCAACCTGTGGGTTTTCATAGAAGGGAATTTGACGGATGAAGCGTTTATTGAAGCGTTGGTAACATCCACTGAAGCAAAAGTCAAAGCGCTCCTTGATGAAGGGATAACGGATCCGCGTACAGGTGGAAGCGCAACGGGGACACCGACGGACAGCATCCTCATCGCTTCTACCCAGAACGGGGAGAAGGATCCGTTCGCAGGTCCTGTAACGAAAATCGGGAAACTCATTGGCCGGGGGGTCCATGAGGTGACCAGGCAGGCAGTCCAAAACTATAAGAACCATAAAAGAGGGGAAGAGAAGTGA
- a CDS encoding ABC transporter substrate-binding protein, with translation MKHSIKIVLALFLALGLLTACGTTDNKAEEKTSEKSSESASKPVTVEDALGDDITLEKAPEKIVTLIPSNTEILFELGLGDSVVGVTDFDNYPEEAADIEKIGGMEFNVEKIVGMKPDLVLAHESTAVSAKAGLDQIRDSGIPVYVVRDASSFDKVYTTIENIGKLVGKNEEAEKVVSDMKDGIDSIKEKTASVKEKKSVYVEVSGEPEIYSTGKNTFVDEMLATINADNVMGDQEGWIKVSEEDVLAKNPDLIITTYGEQAVQQVLDRSAWKDVQAVKGKEVHDVNTDLVTRSGPRIVEGVEEIAKAVYPELFNE, from the coding sequence TTGAAACATTCAATCAAGATCGTATTAGCCCTGTTCCTAGCGCTTGGATTATTGACAGCATGTGGAACGACAGACAACAAAGCAGAGGAAAAAACCTCTGAAAAAAGCAGTGAATCAGCATCCAAACCTGTCACGGTAGAGGATGCACTCGGGGATGATATCACCCTTGAGAAAGCACCCGAAAAGATTGTCACCCTGATCCCAAGTAATACGGAGATCCTTTTTGAATTGGGGCTCGGAGACAGCGTCGTCGGAGTGACCGATTTTGATAACTATCCGGAAGAAGCGGCAGATATCGAGAAGATCGGTGGAATGGAATTCAACGTCGAGAAGATCGTAGGGATGAAACCGGACCTGGTCCTTGCCCATGAATCCACGGCTGTATCAGCAAAAGCCGGTCTTGATCAAATCAGGGATTCTGGTATTCCTGTATATGTCGTACGTGATGCGTCGAGCTTTGATAAAGTTTATACAACAATCGAGAATATCGGGAAGCTTGTCGGGAAGAATGAAGAAGCGGAAAAGGTCGTTTCAGACATGAAAGACGGGATCGACTCGATTAAAGAAAAAACCGCTTCTGTAAAAGAGAAGAAAAGCGTATATGTGGAAGTGTCCGGAGAGCCTGAAATCTATTCCACCGGGAAGAATACCTTTGTGGATGAAATGCTTGCGACCATCAATGCCGATAATGTAATGGGAGATCAAGAAGGCTGGATCAAAGTGAGTGAAGAAGACGTACTCGCAAAAAATCCTGACCTCATCATCACGACTTACGGTGAGCAAGCCGTCCAACAAGTCCTAGACCGCAGCGCATGGAAGGACGTACAAGCCGTCAAGGGTAAAGAAGTGCATGATGTGAACACCGATCTTGTGACCCGTTCAGGTCCGAGGATCGTAGAAGGAGTAGAGGAAATTGCCAAAGCGGTCTATCCGGAGCTATTCAACGAATAA